Proteins co-encoded in one Papaver somniferum cultivar HN1 chromosome 5, ASM357369v1, whole genome shotgun sequence genomic window:
- the LOC113278161 gene encoding protein argonaute 10-like, with protein MEVCKIVEGQRYSKRLDERQITALLKVTCGRPRERVKDIMQNVRHNAYYEDPFAKKSGIKTSDKLAQVGARILPSPWIGCLHCLQQMTL; from the exons ATGGAG GTTTGTAAAATTGTGGAGGGTCAGAggtactcgaaaagactcgatgaACGTCAAATAACTGCTCTTTTGAAGGTTACATGTGGGCGGCCACGGGAAAGGGTGAAAGATATTATGCAG AATGTTCGCCACAATGCTTATTACGAGGACCCATTCGCTAAGAAATCTGGAATAAAAACCAGTGATAAGCTTGCTCAAGTTGGGGCTCGCATTCTTCCTTCCCCATGG ATTGGTTGTTTACACTGCTTACAACAGATGACTTTATGA